TCTCGGCGTCCCCCACCGTTCTTTTGcgtccttcccttctcttcttctctctgtgcgtgtctctttgtcttcgctCTGCGTGGCCTCCCGCCTCGTAGttcccgctgtctccgcatgcagaagctgcagagcaCGCGCTTCTCTCACGCCCCCACCGCGCTGTCTGCAGATGCAGACGATTGTCCGTTTTCCGGGTCAGTCCCGAGTCCTCCTtgtccctttctcttcgtccgcttcttcgcgtcttgGAAACGGATCTCTCGCCTCGTCGGCCTCCGTCTCTGtgcctccttcgccgtctagacggagacaggcaacCTGGGCGAGAGCTCGGAGGTGCGgggaacgaagacgaagcgcgtgacagagaggcggcggcaTCGAGAACttgggagaaagaaggcgagagactctttctttcctctcgatctcctgtcctctcttcgccgccgAAGTGGAAAGACGAACTACCAGCCTTTTCTGGACAAGAAGCGAGCAAAGAAGAACACCCCGACGGAACAGGCGACGAAGGGAaaagcgacgaaggaagaagcgacgaaggaagtgaggaaggaagagaagaaggaagaagcggagaagtggagagatgAGATGGATggggagaaagcagacgacTTGAAGAGAGGTGGTGAACGGgagggaacagagaggaagagacaaagggagTAGAAAGCGagagtctctctttcgccttcgtgCCTTCGAGAGCGCAACAAGGAAAGGACGAGgcaggaacgagagaaacggaagaagaaagacgacttatggaggaagaaagcgggagaaggaCCCTGGACGAAGGCGTGGAGCAGGAAGAACTCGGAAGTGGAAGAAACCGACGTGAGGCAACGTGCTCAAGGAGAATGCGAAGAAAGGCATCTCTCTGAAAAATGCAGAAAGACAGGGCTGCAGAGGAGCGTtcgagacaagaaaacaaacgGATGGAAGCAGTCCATACAGACGACCAGCCGGCAGGAGACTCTCAGCGTTTTTTAGGACCATGATACTTGTACAGCTCGTACACAAATATTTGTTTTTAAAAATGAATGAGGGACGAACAGAGGGTTCACAGCCTTTTTTATTGACTATGAATTTAGGTGAACCGTCTGAGGCGAGTAAAGAAAGTGAGAGGCTCGAGGCGTCACGCCGTTGAAACGCAGTTGCGTTTTCAGTTGGTAATACACAAGAAGCACCGTGCAACACAGTGAAAGGAGCTTCACCAGGTCGTAGGCTAGTAACGGATTAAAAATTCGCAGAACGCGCTTTCCGGAAGTTCCTTGAATCGACAACCTGGAAATTCCAACAGGAAGCAAAGGAATCCTCTTTTGAAAAGGCTTccgagcagaagaagcggaaaagTCGGAAAATCTTTCTTGCAAGTTTTCTAATATTCTGGGGAGAAAGCAAAAtgggcgaaggcgagaagaggggagaaacacTGTTCACTCTCGTTGATGGAAccagcgacgaaggcgctCTCAAGTGTTGCCTCGAAACAAttcagaaagaagagctgTAGAGCCTTCTACGGattcctgtttttcctcaTTTTGCTCTCCTTCCTACAAGTCCGTACTTATGCATAAACATATCTTTGTGCATATCTGGTAGAGATCGgtgccgttttctctctctctctacctctctaTACCTCTCCGACATGTTTGATTCTCAGCAAAGAAGTAGATCTACATAAATGAGTGCGACTGGGTCTCGGTCAATCGCTCTGAaagcttctgtctctgaacGTTCGTTCCCTCCCTTTCGTCCGTctcgttctcgcctttcgcgGAGCCGCcctcgcgttttctgtctctcctccttcactTCTTGGCGCCTTACACGGGCGAAACTGAGGGCCTCTGTCGCGAGGTAGATTGCAATGGCGTCGGGAATCCACGAGTCTCCCCACCaggtgtctgcgtctccttcgctgcgtgctctgtctcttctcgccgcagGTTTCCTCGCGCCCATGTTCAAAGATCTCGCATCCGGCCTCCGCCTGTGCGCTGATCTCCACCTCGAGGGTCCctgggagacagacgaagcgtCTGAATGCGCGTCGCTCCGTCGACGAGGACatgaagagtggagagagcagcgacacGGATTCGCAGCCACCCACAAGCCGCAAGTCACGCGGTagagtgtatgtacagctgaGAGCAGGTCGTCTGCAGTTGGCGAGTCGAGGAGCGGCGAGGCAGGCGGAGAGAGCAGCAAAAAGTCCAAGAGTGTGTCgcggaagacgacgacgccgTCAGCCGCTGGGACACAGGCAGTTCCACGgaatatgcatgcacgagaaagcaagcgcacacaagggagagaggacgtAAAACAAACAAGGGGGCgaaaaggacagagaaaaagcgaacgGAGAAAGTCGCCGTAACAAATAGAGAAGGAAACTTGAAAACACCCACTTGTCGACGAAAGCACAACCGAGAGGCTACAACGAGTGACACGCAGACGGATAACCGCggcggaagacagagaacgcgaacgtggaggagaaaagacaaacgTATCTGGCAGACCATCTTACAAATCTGTGACAGACAAACACCTGTTAAATTTACAGTCGTCGCTCTTCAGGGACAGAGGCCACAAAATTTAAACTGCTGAACTTCTACGCGTGCTGATGATCTACGACAACTGACAAAAACACCTACAAAAGCAGACATGGAAGTATTTCTGCACAcacagatgtatatatatatttatatgtgtatgcgtaGATGAATAGGTTTCGAGagtgagaggaaaacgcaaacAACGCATGCGCAGGTGTGAGTGCAAATCTACTTCCaaatatttatataaatatatatatatatatatactaatatatatatatatatatactaatatatatatatatactaatatatatatatatacactaatatatatatatatatatatatatgtataaactTTTTCTGTGGAGGGTGAGGCCTTTGCCAGTGCTGACGCAtttgaggagaagaaagagggcaGGCGTACCGTAGCTGAGGGGAGAGAGATcatgaggaagaaagaggacgtccagtttctctcctccaaaagggaagtggaagaagcgtTCGAAGTGGACAAATGCGTCTGTCACCAGCGACAGAAGCATCTGGAAAAAgtgcgaagaaagagaatagagaagacgaagttccgaagaaaagagcgaccTATGGCGAATGCGAGGGcgggtgcaaataacaaagaaacgaaacaggcGAATCCTCATTGttgaaagaaaacgacgttCTGCTGTGCACCAAGGACGCGCTTGGTGGATCTATCTCCTGAGGCTCCTGAAACCAGTGGGCTGGAGGGGACATGCTGTCTTCGACTCAGCGGAGTCGTTATTTATATTATACTTCTCTTTGTGGGGTCTTGTGCAGAAAGTTAAAACTATTGCTTGTACATTCTCTGCAGAGGAGTAACAAGCAGAGAACGGGgccggagagacagcgagaaaacgaactgtAGACTGCTCGAGGGACACGATCGAATTCGTTGGGGGCTTGGCACCTGCGCAAGAACTGAAACGATGCATTATTCGTGAGTAGGAACGATCTTCGATTCCCTGGACGATCTTTGTCGCGCCAGTACAACCGGTTTCTGCAGGAGTTATCGTCGTAACTAGGATATGCTCTAACACAGCAGAACTTCGATATCGGTGAATCAAGCGTCTCAAGCGCCAGCTcagcaaacagagaaggcCTTCTTACAACCGGGCTGAACcgtcctcccctctcctACGGTTTACTCGCTACTGTAGTGACTGATCCCGATGACACACCGTCGGTAGAACTGTCGAGCCCCTTCTTTGCATTGAGAGttcaaagaaaaacgagaactATCATGTTCTTTTGACATGTGATGCGAGTAGACACTCCGCAGTGTAGTGCCGACAGCGTCGGCCTGACACCATCTCGAGCTGTTTTCCTCGCCGTCCCATTCTGACGCACAGCGGCCGTTGTCTCTCACCTCCCAGTGTTCACTTTGGAATTTCCTTGAAGCGCGAAAGTACACAGAGAGGGGAACCAtttcgttcgcttcttcggcgcCCACAAACGACGCTTCGTTGTCAGATTCtgcgcgaaaaaaacacgCAGACAAGCTGCTTCTGAAGTGCATCTAAACGGTGGAGGGATATTCGTGATTACTGGAGTACAAAGGAAACAGACCGATGTATGCAACAGCCTAACAGTTACCCCTACGATGCTTCTTTGCTAGCGAGACGGTGAACCTCGTCAACTTGACAAGCTGCTTCTGAAGTGCGTCTAAACGGTAGAGGGATACCTGAAAGTGATCTGAGTTCTTCCGGCTGTGATTCGCGGAGAAGGGAGGGTGACAAGGCGGCCGAGAGCTGGTTGAGGAGGGCGACAGGTTTCGGCGTTTTGCGCCTGAGCCTTTTCCGATTTTCCACCGAGTGTGTGAGTCGACGGCGAGGCAGCGCAGAGAGCCTCGGCAGAAACGCATGAAAAACTTGGAAAGGGCcaacggcgaggaagaacgaggagggaCTGGTGGGAAGCGATAAAagcaaacgcgagagagaaacggggagactgagaagagcggagagagaagcgacacacagacaggaggaaggacgagaagagagaacgaaagttagaaaaacaaagagggACGAAATaaggaacggagacaagcagtcgagaaggaaagaaacaaaaaagataggcgagaaggacagaCAACAAGAATCGATGtaagacgagagagaagacgacaggaGAGCATGTGCCAAGACCAGGAAATCGCGGagtggaaagaaagacgagggaggaaagaggcaaCGAAGACGGCAGGGGACCTGAAGTATAAACAGCCGTCGATGCAGAACATAAGGGGAGAAAGTCTGAAGAATTTCTTCAGCAGATCGACACAAACCTCGCCGTTTCTACAGGTGCAGTTCTCCCCCGAAATCCTTGAGCTGTCGATTTctcaaggaagaaggaaaatgtGGATCGGCACCAGTTGTCCACCTCGCCGCATGTCGCCTCTCGAGACTACAGTTGTCTTACAAGTCTGGGAAGCCCAGGAAGGCTCCAGTGGAACATTCTTCGTTGACTGTGCTCTTgtgaaagtggagagaaacagggagaaagaaaaggacttTGCGCTGCATGCTGAATACGAAAGCAaactctctttttcgtcctGATGCCCCTGCAGGTGAATTCCTCCCTCTCACCTCATCTTGCCACTCCGCCTGAAAGTCCACACTCGACAGGCGCCTCTAGACaacaaaggaaaaaaaagaaaaacacacgaCCAGATAGAaacaaagggagaagaagagtcaaTCAGGatgcacagaaagagaaccaCACTCTTCTGAATTCACATaacaaagatatatatatatatatacgtatatatattcatgtggACACACATATAAACTACACACACGCGTATGCACGTATGTAGATGTTTACGCAACTGCACGTGTACCTGCAAGTCGATCCACATGTGcctgtgtgcatgtgtatacatatatatatatataattatacaGATGGGGATATCTGCATACCTATGTACATACAGTATTTGGATGTGAACGTTTACGgccccatatatatatatatatatatgaatgtgaTTATTTTCTTTGGAGTGTGATTCTTGCCTGGGTACATcgtcgaggaaggaagggGGGAGGGACTCGTCTACATCTAAAttgtctccttgtctcgTTTTGAGTGTGTAGTCCACAGTGTCTCTGTATACATGAGCCACCGGCGCTAAACGCgcaagcgaggagagaaaaaccgcTTCCAGTGGAACTCCTCACGAATGCAAGCCTTCCTTCCGTGTCTGAATCTGATCTTCCTCGGAGGTTCTCCCCTGTCATACATCTTTTTTTTGGTTCGCTGGACATCCAGAAGTCTAAATATTTCAGCGTTCCCTCGTTTCGGCGTCGCATCTCAAACTCTAGCGTAGCTGTAGACGAATCCTGAATCTCGCGTGTAggtctgcttttctctcattcctgtgctcttcttctccgcttgcGCCATACATTTTTGGTAACAGTGACCCTCTGTCCATCTGAGTCGATACGCGGTTCCCCGTTTTCTGACGCAAAAGTTCCAGAGTCTCCCCCTCGCCCTTTACAACACTGTCAGCCTTTATATTTGCAGTCCTCGCTTTTACGCTCTCCTTTCCAGATGTCTGATATTTTATGAGCTTTGCTACTAGGTTGTTTTTATGTGCCAAGTGGGATATGTGGAATTGCTGCATTCAGATCTTGCAGTTACGGAGGCATGACAACACTATTTGCAAATTTAAATATGTACATACGCAcaatgcatatgcatgtcaGCCCTGGATATATGCACATAGCATTGGTTTTTATTTTATTGGCTTGTCAAAGCGGCGCGACCTGTTTTGAgctcctgcatgcacgaaaGGTGAAGTTGAGGACCCACTGTTTGCGACAACAGAGCACGACGGAGGTGCGGTCACAGTGAGGCTGAAAGTTCCCtgaggaaaacaagaaaaaatGATCTTTTGGAATGCCACAGTGAAGCTGAAGTTcccacagaaaaggaaaagtgTCTTTTGGAAATGCCAACACGAGGCTGAAATGTCCCTGAAAACGAGAGGTGTCGCTTTCTTGGactcaggagagagagaaagaaacaaagagagacgcgatATGAGGCACCTCGACAAGAAGAAGTGAAACACCGACGCCAGCATGCAGGGGAAAGGaaccgagaagaaacagaggcagacTGCGAATtcgagaaaggggagaaggaggaaaaaccGAAGACAAGAGAGTTTAAAGTTTGCTAGACTGTgccagagaaacagaagcaagGCGAACCTGAAGGTTAGGTTGGTCAAAGCACGGAAATATTCTGTGGGCCTCATACAGCCTGCAGTCTGCGAAAAGGTACTCTTCGTTGTCATGAGGATCTGCTGCCCTTTGCATGCCCACACctgggaagaaaaaacacctCGTGCAATTCTCTGTTCACACGGGtcacgagacagagactccCTTCATCCATTGAGAAATCGACTCCAGACGCCGCACATGTACTTGTGTAACTCTGTTCTACACGGTCTCGCACATACGTACAGAGCAACCCTtacatacatgtgtgtacacatataggtatagatatatatatctatttatatgTTTAGGAATATATGATGTGTGTGGGCAAACACGTGCAGGAATGCGTGTTTGAGCAAGCGTCTCTACGATCGTTGCATGACTTGACTCCTTTTGCGATGACTTTGCAGGCATCGTGGATCTCAGTGTCAATACAGCCACATGGAAAGTGTTCCACGTCCTGACTgagttctcctctctgttcactCTCGTGCACATTTTCAGTTACATATACGAGCGTTCTCAAGCACTGTACTCTTTTTTACTCTGCCCGTGAaactacatatatatggatatgaACGTGTATATagtacatatacatatatatatatatgtatatacttatgtatttgtgtatatcTGCTTGCGTATGTATTGATATCACTAAGGAAATACacacgaagacgcagaggtgGATTCATACGTGTCTATGCTTTGTGGGCTTGATTTAGATGCACTTTTTCTGAGTGCACACCTGCCTGGTCAAAGCAGTTGACAAACGAGACAAAGACTTTgtttgcgtcttctgcgaACAACCAAGCTCCAGGAATGTGCAGTCGATGTCTGAGCCACTGAATTCGCTCGGCGTTtgtgaaggagaaaacgcctGAAAACAAGTGAAAACCCGCCTCGCCTGTTTTTTCCCTGACACATCACCGCAGTCATGTACCTACACGTTTATTTGCATCCGCTGAGACGCGTGCACATCTTGATTTTCATGTACGCCcgtgtgtgcatgcaaaagcgTTGACGCGCGCGACTAATACACTAAttagatacatatatatacatattgaATCCATGTGGCCGTGCATCTTTGTGAAAACagatgtatatgcatacagatATACGTGTACATAGTTTGCAGGCATGTAGTCTAACAGATCTCCGCAGACATATGTATCTCTGTGTTGGGACATATAAAAACGTATGtacactatatatatatagatatagatatatatatatatatgtacataaacacatataaatatatataaataaatacctaaatatatatgtatagatgagaaagagggaaactgacagaagaaagcgggTGCTGCAGGAGTTTCAACTTTGTTGATCACGAGGCCTGCCGAGTGTTTCACAAAAAGTTAAGGATGTTGTTTTCGTttgccgtcttcttcacctgcCTTTGCTCTCCGccctgtttctttctcgtaccagttgcatgcagcggtgCACCGTCCGCGCCGACGTGTTTGCCGTTGACCCAGAGACCTTGAATGACTCCTCCCGAGAAGTTGAGGGAGATGCCGTTGGCAAGAGCGCGAGAAACTCCGGAAGGTTTCAGATGAAATTCCACAAGGATTTCGCCAGCATAGACACATCGGCCACTGTTCAGACCGCTAGCTGAAGGCGCCGTAGTCGCGGCAGAGGGCACAAACGTTGACCCGCCTACGAGATGAATGAGAAGTGAGTAGTCCACGCTCCTGACAATTTCGCTGCGTCCACGAGCCTCTGAGTGTTCTTGAACGTCTGGGACACTCAGCTGCACcagcgaaggaaagagtCACCGGAAACATAACGCTAGCAGTCCcgtgcagaggaaagaggtgGAACTGACTCATGTACGAAGACCGAGTCACGAGAGCT
This genomic interval from Toxoplasma gondii ME49 chromosome VIIb, whole genome shotgun sequence contains the following:
- a CDS encoding hypothetical protein (encoded by transcript TGME49_262575), which translates into the protein MGDFHEGGGGGNIQAVLLGLLGVALYAGRWWLNSWIAEARRTKERMEPMWLHDKELSVPDVQEHSEARGRSEIVRSVDYSLLIHLVGGSTFVPSAATTAPSASGLNSGRCVYAGEILVEFHLKPSGVSRALANGISLNFSGGVIQGLWVNGKHVGADGAPLHATGVFSFTNAERIQWLRHRLHIPGAWLFAEDANKVFVSFVNCFDQAGVGMQRAADPHDNEEYLFADCRLYEAHRIFPCFDQPNLQGTFSLTVTAPPSCSVVANSGSSTSPFVHAGAQNRSRRFDKPIK